The region GTCCGGCGTCTGATATCGCGGAGTGTACCGCAGGCTGGGAGGTTCATGAGCAGAGGTCAGAAGCGCGTGGATCGAACGCACAAAGGGCGGGCGGAGAAGCCTGCCATGGGGCGCTATGCGACATACAAGGAACCCCGGCGCATCACGTGGAGACCGTTGGCAGTCGCGGCGGGCGTTCTCAGCCTCGCGATTCTAATCGTCTATCTCATCGTCCAATCGGCATCCGGCGGGAGCGGTGGCGCTGCTGCGGACAAGACGGCCGAGCAGCATCAGTCGGACTCGATACGCGGGACGTTCGCCGAGGCACAAGGACGTGGCCACTTCTCCTACCGCTGTTCGCCAAGCCGCATGTCGGTGCCCTTCTGTCCGGGCGTCGACAGGTCGGGGGACGCCAGCGCGCGATGATGCGGAATTCGCAGCGACGCTGCTGACACGCGCTGGCAGGGACCATCTTGACGGGGCATGCGACGAGTCATAGCGTGCAGATCTCATGGGAATGCGATTCGGCGTATCGGTAGAAGCGCCGATCGCGTGGGACGAACTGCTCCAGGTCGCCCGCACGATCGATGCTGAATCGCGCTTCGCTTCGCTGTGGATCAGCGACGCGATGATGGGGAATGGCCCGCCTGACGACCCACGCCTCGACGCGTGGAGCGCGTTGGCGGCGATCGCGCAGGCAACATCGCGCGTGCGGCTCGGCGTGCTCGTCTCCGGCAACGCGTACCGCCATCCGGCGCTGCTCGCGAAGATGGCGACGACGATCGACCACATCTCGAACGGACGCCTGGAGCTGGGGATCGGCGCGGGGTGGCCGGGCGAAAACCGCCGCTACGGGATCGACTTCGGCACGCGGCGCGAGCGGGCGGAGCGGCTCGACGAGGCGGTGCAGGTGATCAGGGCTCTCTGGACGCAGGAACGGCCGGTGTTTCGCGGCGATCACTACAGCCTGGACGGTCCGCCGTACAGCCCGCAGAACATCCAGTGGCCGCACCCGCCGATCCTCATCGGCGGCGGCAGCGATGCGATGCTGCGGATCATCGCGAAGTATGCCGACGCGGC is a window of Dehalococcoidia bacterium DNA encoding:
- a CDS encoding LLM class flavin-dependent oxidoreductase, with translation MGMRFGVSVEAPIAWDELLQVARTIDAESRFASLWISDAMMGNGPPDDPRLDAWSALAAIAQATSRVRLGVLVSGNAYRHPALLAKMATTIDHISNGRLELGIGAGWPGENRRYGIDFGTRRERAERLDEAVQVIRALWTQERPVFRGDHYSLDGPPYSPQNIQWPHPPILIGGGSDAMLRIIAKYADAANPMINLAEANEKIDAYCREIGRDPKEIRRTLETHLFMHDDPAVVRRASEIAREQFNTSDDELARQLFGSLEEVRSRVRRSAEDGLDELIVFQLPRVHLKSLMRFSDEVIPSFA